One genomic segment of Impatiens glandulifera chromosome 6, dImpGla2.1, whole genome shotgun sequence includes these proteins:
- the LOC124941997 gene encoding scarecrow-like protein 33 isoform X1 encodes MDAGSIIQGYRYSSVPTNKMIKFGPNLINSVPFSDQANINQIFNNELIELDEDDSSPSQSSEPEEKDFSDAHLKYITQMLMEEEDLQHTPYMFLDCLALQAAEKSLYDLIGENYPTNPPDSRVRKNDNRGDEDDHDEVLQSNRNNKQPATSSDDHEELNQEMYDKLLLCPHVEFNSILPLDSCCPGSKQNPKENPRSKKQTDSRRRRQPPQELVDLQSLLNLCAQHVAGNDNLAANDLLHRIRQHSSPYGDSFKRVSHYLANGLQARLTGTGNSSYTILANTRISAAQILRGYQASSTASPFKQMSNFFANRSIGKLAMNADRIHIIDFGILYGFQWPCLIQRLACRPGGPPMLRITGIEFPQPGLKPTQRVEETGRRLKNYCERFRVPFEYSTIASKWEVIKLYDLKLNSEEFLVVNCLYRLRNVPDETVIQSSPRDRVLKLIKQINPDLFIHGVVNGSYNAPFFLTRFKEAVYYFSSVFDMFDATLEREDEDRLLFEQEVYGREIMNVVACEGMERVDRPETIKQWQGRNQRAGFRQMELNKELVREVRKKVKMNYNKDFSVDEDGGWILQGWKGRVLYAISCWKVGGDI; translated from the coding sequence ATGGATGCTGGTAGCATAATCCAAGGATACCGGTATTCTTCTGTACCCACAAACAAGATGATCAAATTTGGTCCAAATCTCATCAATTCAGTACCCTTTTCAGATCAAGCCAACATTAACCAGATCTTCAATAATGAATTGATCGAACTTGATGAAGACGATTCATCTCCCTCACAGTCATCGGAGCCAGAGGAGAAAGATTTCTCCGATGCCCACCTCAAATACATAACCCAAATGCTCATGGAAGAAGAGGATTTGCAGCACACACCTTATATGTTCCTAGATTGTTTAGCTCTTCAAGCTGCTGAAAAATCATTATATGATCTTATTGGCGAGAATTACCCCACAAACCCACCTGATTCTAGAGTCAGAAAAAACGACAATCGAGGTGATGAGGATGATCACGATGAAGTTCTCCAATCCAACAGGAATAACAAGCAGCCAGCGACTTCTTCAGATGACCATGAAGAACTTAACCAAGAAATGTATGACAAGTTATTACTCTGTCCTCATGTCGAATTCAATTCAATCTTACCACTCGACTCATGTTGTCCCGGTAGTAAACAAAATCCCAAAGAAAACCCACGATCTAAAAAACAAACCGACAGCCGGCGTCGGCGCCAGCCACCTCAAGAACTAGTGGATCTACAAAGCCTCCTGAATCTATGCGCACAACACGTCGCTGGAAACGACAACCTCGCTGCCAACGATCTCCTTCATCGGATCCGACAACACTCATCTCCATACGGAGATAGCTTCAAGAGGGTATCTCATTACCTAGCCAACGGTCTTCAAGCTCGTTTGACTGGAACTGGGAATTCCTCTTACACAATTCTTGCAAACACAAGAATTTCCGCTGCCCAAATATTGAGAGGCTACCAAGCATCTTCCACCGCTAGCCCATTTAAACAAATGTCAAACTTTTTCGCAAATAGATCAATTGGTAAACTAGCAATGAACGCTGATCGAATCCACATAATCGATTTCGGCATTCTTTACGGCTTCCAATGGCCATGTCTAATCCAACGCCTAGCTTGCAGACCAGGCGGCCCGCCAATGTTAAGAATAACCGGAATCGAGTTTCCCCAACCAGGTCTAAAACCAACGCAACGAGTTGAAGAAACCGGACGTAGACTGAAAAACTACTGCGAAAGATTTAGAGTACCATTCGAATACAGCACCATAGCCAGCAAATGGGAAGTCATAAAACTCTATGATCTAAAACTAAACAGTGAAGAATTCCTGGTTGTCAACTGCTTATACCGACTGAGAAACGTACCAGACGAAACCGTGATTCAGAGTAGTCCTAGAGATAGAGTACTGAAACTAATCAAGCAAATAAACCCAGATCTTTTTATCCACGGAGTTGTAAACGGTTCATACAACGCACCGTTCTTTCTAACCAGGTTCAAAGAAGCTGTTTACTATTTCTCGTCGGTTTTCGACATGTTTGATGCAACATTGGAGAGGGAAGATGAAGACAGGTTGTTGTTTGAGCAGGAGGTGTATGGGAGAGAGATAATGAATGTGGTAGCTTGTGAAGGGATGGAGAGAGTTGATAGACCGGAGACGATAAAGCAATGGCAGGGGAGGAACCAGAGGGCTGGGTTTAGGCAGATGGAGTTGAATAAGGAGTTGGTTAGAGAGGTGAGGAAGAAGGTGAAGATGAATTATAATAAGGATTTTAGTGTTGATGAAGATGGAGGATGGATACTTCAAGGATGGAAAGGTAGAGTTCTTTATGCTATTTCTTGTTGGAAAGTTGGAGGAGATATCTAG
- the LOC124941997 gene encoding scarecrow-like protein 33 isoform X2: MLMEEEDLQHTPYMFLDCLALQAAEKSLYDLIGENYPTNPPDSRVRKNDNRGDEDDHDEVLQSNRNNKQPATSSDDHEELNQEMYDKLLLCPHVEFNSILPLDSCCPGSKQNPKENPRSKKQTDSRRRRQPPQELVDLQSLLNLCAQHVAGNDNLAANDLLHRIRQHSSPYGDSFKRVSHYLANGLQARLTGTGNSSYTILANTRISAAQILRGYQASSTASPFKQMSNFFANRSIGKLAMNADRIHIIDFGILYGFQWPCLIQRLACRPGGPPMLRITGIEFPQPGLKPTQRVEETGRRLKNYCERFRVPFEYSTIASKWEVIKLYDLKLNSEEFLVVNCLYRLRNVPDETVIQSSPRDRVLKLIKQINPDLFIHGVVNGSYNAPFFLTRFKEAVYYFSSVFDMFDATLEREDEDRLLFEQEVYGREIMNVVACEGMERVDRPETIKQWQGRNQRAGFRQMELNKELVREVRKKVKMNYNKDFSVDEDGGWILQGWKGRVLYAISCWKVGGDI, from the coding sequence ATGCTCATGGAAGAAGAGGATTTGCAGCACACACCTTATATGTTCCTAGATTGTTTAGCTCTTCAAGCTGCTGAAAAATCATTATATGATCTTATTGGCGAGAATTACCCCACAAACCCACCTGATTCTAGAGTCAGAAAAAACGACAATCGAGGTGATGAGGATGATCACGATGAAGTTCTCCAATCCAACAGGAATAACAAGCAGCCAGCGACTTCTTCAGATGACCATGAAGAACTTAACCAAGAAATGTATGACAAGTTATTACTCTGTCCTCATGTCGAATTCAATTCAATCTTACCACTCGACTCATGTTGTCCCGGTAGTAAACAAAATCCCAAAGAAAACCCACGATCTAAAAAACAAACCGACAGCCGGCGTCGGCGCCAGCCACCTCAAGAACTAGTGGATCTACAAAGCCTCCTGAATCTATGCGCACAACACGTCGCTGGAAACGACAACCTCGCTGCCAACGATCTCCTTCATCGGATCCGACAACACTCATCTCCATACGGAGATAGCTTCAAGAGGGTATCTCATTACCTAGCCAACGGTCTTCAAGCTCGTTTGACTGGAACTGGGAATTCCTCTTACACAATTCTTGCAAACACAAGAATTTCCGCTGCCCAAATATTGAGAGGCTACCAAGCATCTTCCACCGCTAGCCCATTTAAACAAATGTCAAACTTTTTCGCAAATAGATCAATTGGTAAACTAGCAATGAACGCTGATCGAATCCACATAATCGATTTCGGCATTCTTTACGGCTTCCAATGGCCATGTCTAATCCAACGCCTAGCTTGCAGACCAGGCGGCCCGCCAATGTTAAGAATAACCGGAATCGAGTTTCCCCAACCAGGTCTAAAACCAACGCAACGAGTTGAAGAAACCGGACGTAGACTGAAAAACTACTGCGAAAGATTTAGAGTACCATTCGAATACAGCACCATAGCCAGCAAATGGGAAGTCATAAAACTCTATGATCTAAAACTAAACAGTGAAGAATTCCTGGTTGTCAACTGCTTATACCGACTGAGAAACGTACCAGACGAAACCGTGATTCAGAGTAGTCCTAGAGATAGAGTACTGAAACTAATCAAGCAAATAAACCCAGATCTTTTTATCCACGGAGTTGTAAACGGTTCATACAACGCACCGTTCTTTCTAACCAGGTTCAAAGAAGCTGTTTACTATTTCTCGTCGGTTTTCGACATGTTTGATGCAACATTGGAGAGGGAAGATGAAGACAGGTTGTTGTTTGAGCAGGAGGTGTATGGGAGAGAGATAATGAATGTGGTAGCTTGTGAAGGGATGGAGAGAGTTGATAGACCGGAGACGATAAAGCAATGGCAGGGGAGGAACCAGAGGGCTGGGTTTAGGCAGATGGAGTTGAATAAGGAGTTGGTTAGAGAGGTGAGGAAGAAGGTGAAGATGAATTATAATAAGGATTTTAGTGTTGATGAAGATGGAGGATGGATACTTCAAGGATGGAAAGGTAGAGTTCTTTATGCTATTTCTTGTTGGAAAGTTGGAGGAGATATCTAG